A genomic segment from Flavobacterium sp. 9R encodes:
- the hemC gene encoding hydroxymethylbilane synthase produces the protein MAQKVIRIGTRDSELALWQAHTVEKKLNDLGYKTEIIAVKSEGDIILDKPLYELGITGIFTKTLDVAMISGQVDIAVHSMKDVPTALPQGIVQAAVLERANTLDILVHKGNLDFLEGSGTIATGSLRRQAQWLNKYPNHQVVDLRGNVNTRMQKLQDSDWSGAVFAAAGLERINLKPTDFINLDWMIPAPAQGAMVVVAMAEDEFCREAVSELNDIETEVCTHIERQFLRRLEGGCTAPIGALATYNEEEDTIHFEGVLFSIDGQQKIAINKVVPIEEWKNLGYHSAEEILNNGGTELMKTIKETLKK, from the coding sequence ATGGCTCAAAAAGTTATTAGAATAGGAACCCGCGATAGCGAACTCGCGCTTTGGCAAGCCCACACGGTCGAGAAAAAACTAAACGACTTAGGTTACAAAACAGAGATTATTGCCGTGAAATCAGAGGGCGATATCATTTTGGACAAACCACTATACGAATTAGGAATCACCGGAATTTTCACCAAAACTCTTGATGTCGCTATGATTAGCGGTCAAGTCGATATTGCGGTACATTCTATGAAAGATGTGCCCACCGCATTGCCACAAGGCATTGTGCAAGCAGCCGTTTTAGAGCGTGCGAATACCCTAGATATTTTGGTACACAAAGGCAATCTAGATTTTCTAGAAGGTAGCGGCACCATCGCCACCGGAAGTTTGCGTCGTCAAGCCCAATGGCTCAACAAATATCCCAATCATCAAGTGGTAGACCTTCGTGGAAATGTCAATACTCGTATGCAAAAATTGCAAGACAGTGACTGGAGTGGAGCCGTTTTTGCCGCCGCAGGATTAGAGCGCATCAATTTAAAACCAACGGATTTTATCAATTTGGATTGGATGATTCCCGCACCAGCGCAAGGAGCAATGGTAGTGGTTGCAATGGCCGAAGACGAGTTTTGTCGCGAAGCCGTATCCGAATTGAATGATATCGAAACCGAGGTGTGCACCCACATCGAGCGTCAATTTTTACGCCGTCTCGAAGGAGGTTGTACAGCACCCATCGGAGCTTTGGCAACATATAACGAGGAAGAAGACACCATTCATTTCGAAGGCGTCCTTTTTTCCATCGACGGACAACAAAAAATAGCCATCAACAAAGTCGTACCTATCGAAGAGTGGAAAAACCTAGGCTACCATTCAGCCGAAGAAATCCTCAACAATGGTGGTACCGAGTTGATGAAAACGATAAAAGAAACCTTGAAAAAGTAA